In a genomic window of Carassius gibelio isolate Cgi1373 ecotype wild population from Czech Republic chromosome A3, carGib1.2-hapl.c, whole genome shotgun sequence:
- the LOC127952372 gene encoding BTB/POZ domain-containing protein KCTD5-like, which produces MAEKSPDPSGSNARRCPALSLGERLLPSGSDLSKWVRLNVGGTYFLTTRQTLCRDPKSFLYRLCQADPDLDSDKDETGAYLIDRDPTYFGPVLNYLRHGKLVLNRGLAEEGVLEEAEFYNITSLIKLVKDKIRERDCKMAQLPVKHVYRVLQCQEEELTQMVSTMSDGWKFEQLVSIGSSYNYGNEDQAEFLCVVSKELHNQSYGTNSEPSEKAKILQEQGSRM; this is translated from the exons ATGGCGGAGAAGAGCCCTGACCCGAGCGGCTCGAACGCCCGCAGGTGTCCCGCTCTTTCTCTCGGAGAGAGATTGCTGCCGTCTGGAAGCGACTTGTCCAAATGGGTTCGTTTGAACGTCGGCGGCACGTACTTTCTCACGACGAGACAAACGCTGTGCAGAGACCCGAAATCTTTCCTGTACCGCCTGTGCCAGGCCGACCCCGACCTCGACTCTGACAAG GATGAAACAGGTGCTTATTTGATAGACCGCGATCCCACTTATTTTGGTCCGGTGCTCAACTATCTGAGACATGGGAAGCTGGTGCTGAACCGAGGCCTAGCAGAGGAAG GTGTGCTGGAAGAGGCTGAATTCTATAATATCACTTCATTGATTAAACTGGTCAAAGACAAAATCAGGGAGAGGGATTGTAAGATGGCTCAG CTCCCTGTGAAGCACGTCTACAGAGTCCTACAGTGTCAGGAGGAGGAACTGACACAGATGGTCTCCACGATGTCAGATGGTTGGAAGTTTGAACAG TTGGTTAGTATCGGCTCTTCATACAACTACGGAAACGAGGATCAAGCAGAGTTCCTGTGCGTGGTCTCCAAGGAGCTGCACAATCAGTCATACGGCACAAACAGTGAGCCCAGTGAAAAGGCCAAG ATTCTTCAAGAACAAGGCTCTCGAATGTGA